A stretch of the Vulcanisaeta souniana JCM 11219 genome encodes the following:
- a CDS encoding THUMP domain-containing protein, which produces MKALITLEPYARSIKPYDLLARINCGQIVEWGRGKCIIDLSNCSPNILTVIRDLDYVAHVSMVDQIISRDLNTLFTVAKEVLLSLINNRDGAFKVVVRRMDKKYSMTSIELAKKLGEYLAQYARVDLEDPDYIVYVEVREDSFVVAHSTRDLFRKRREAIPSDWMNRVVSIVEGPREVYEAMDLIQLSHALGIEVRLITNPLLIDRALKALRLGSMPRVRVVSVDEALSDVDVPIVLSMHASHNERKLIEVSRETFSKGLRIGLILGNEYDDVSLGLRSRALYEVRLGPLTGHPMRTTIALAYAISVIYTTWLLGQ; this is translated from the coding sequence ATGAAAGCCCTAATAACGCTTGAACCTTATGCAAGGAGTATAAAACCATATGACCTACTGGCGAGGATTAACTGCGGCCAGATCGTCGAATGGGGTCGTGGCAAATGCATTATTGACTTAAGTAATTGTAGTCCAAACATATTAACTGTTATTAGGGATCTCGATTATGTTGCTCATGTATCAATGGTGGACCAGATAATTAGTAGGGATTTGAATACGCTATTCACGGTAGCTAAGGAGGTGTTGCTGAGTCTCATTAATAATAGGGATGGTGCTTTCAAGGTCGTAGTCAGGAGGATGGATAAGAAGTACTCCATGACCAGTATTGAGCTTGCTAAGAAACTTGGTGAGTACCTTGCTCAATATGCAAGGGTTGATTTGGAGGACCCTGATTATATAGTGTATGTTGAGGTTAGGGAGGACTCCTTTGTTGTGGCCCACTCAACGAGGGATTTATTCCGTAAAAGGAGGGAGGCAATACCGAGTGATTGGATGAATCGTGTGGTCAGCATTGTTGAGGGCCCTAGGGAGGTTTACGAAGCAATGGACCTAATTCAATTAAGTCATGCATTGGGTATTGAGGTTAGGTTGATAACTAATCCATTGCTCATTGATAGGGCATTGAAGGCCTTGAGACTTGGGTCTATGCCTAGGGTTAGGGTTGTGAGTGTTGATGAGGCGTTGAGTGATGTTGATGTACCCATTGTGCTATCAATGCATGCCAGTCATAATGAGAGGAAATTGATTGAGGTGAGTAGGGAAACGTTTAGTAAGGGGTTGAGGATTGGCTTGATACTGGGTAATGAGTATGATGACGTTAGCCTAGGACTAAGGAGTAGGGCGTTGTATGAGGTTAGGCTTGGGCCATTGACTGGGCATCCTATGAGGACTACAATTGCGTTGGCTTATGCCATTAGTGTTATATACACAACATGGTTGTTGGGTCAGTGA
- a CDS encoding M20 family metallo-hydrolase produces MRSKIDLGDVLKYVDGQRDFAIELYRGFIPIKALAPENGGDGEWDRANYLLGVAKRYFDEVRVMEAPDNRVSRGSRPNVIALIKGLDASRTYWVIAHMDTVPEGDRSLWSYDPFKATVVGDTIYGRGVEDDGQGIVMGITVGKVLRELGIRPPINYGLILASDEEVGSKHGIQYIINREPNLITGRDLVVVPDAGNADGTMIEIAEKGILWVRITVYGKQAHASLPELGLNAYRLGSELTLEIDRKLHEVFNYEDPLFIPPRSTFEPTKVEPNVGNVNTIPGRHVFYIDCRILPKYGIDEVLKVIRDTANNYCDKHGCKVDVEVVSREDPVQPTSADSEIIKRLSKAIRIVRGLEPKLLGIGGGTYARYLRARGIPVAVWMTSKETAHAPDEHVFLSDVINDIKTVVASLLTEP; encoded by the coding sequence GTGAGATCAAAGATAGACCTAGGCGATGTACTTAAATATGTTGATGGACAGAGGGATTTTGCAATTGAACTATACAGGGGCTTTATACCAATAAAAGCCCTGGCCCCTGAGAACGGTGGTGATGGCGAGTGGGACAGAGCTAATTACCTATTGGGTGTTGCCAAGAGGTACTTCGATGAGGTTAGGGTGATGGAGGCCCCTGATAATAGGGTTAGCAGGGGTTCAAGGCCGAACGTCATAGCCCTAATAAAAGGGCTCGACGCATCAAGGACCTACTGGGTTATTGCGCATATGGATACTGTGCCTGAGGGCGACAGGTCGCTGTGGAGTTACGATCCGTTCAAGGCCACGGTAGTTGGTGATACGATCTATGGTAGGGGTGTTGAGGATGATGGGCAGGGAATAGTAATGGGAATAACAGTTGGCAAGGTGCTTAGGGAGCTCGGTATTAGGCCACCCATTAACTATGGACTTATACTGGCGAGTGACGAGGAGGTTGGTAGTAAGCATGGCATTCAATACATAATTAATAGGGAACCTAACTTGATAACGGGTAGGGACTTGGTTGTTGTACCAGATGCCGGTAATGCTGATGGTACAATGATAGAGATTGCCGAGAAAGGAATACTCTGGGTAAGGATAACCGTGTACGGTAAGCAAGCGCATGCGTCTCTCCCTGAACTTGGACTTAATGCATATAGGCTAGGTAGTGAATTAACACTTGAAATAGATAGGAAGTTACACGAGGTCTTTAATTACGAAGATCCATTGTTCATACCGCCAAGGTCAACCTTTGAACCAACCAAGGTGGAGCCCAATGTAGGTAACGTAAACACAATACCCGGCAGACACGTGTTCTACATTGACTGTAGGATATTACCTAAGTACGGCATTGATGAGGTCCTCAAGGTTATTAGGGATACTGCAAATAATTATTGCGATAAACATGGTTGCAAGGTCGATGTAGAGGTTGTTAGTAGGGAGGACCCCGTGCAACCAACCAGCGCGGATAGCGAAATCATCAAGAGACTGTCCAAGGCAATAAGGATAGTGAGGGGCCTAGAGCCGAAGCTACTGGGTATTGGTGGCGGCACGTATGCACGTTACTTAAGGGCTAGGGGCATACCCGTGGCCGTCTGGATGACTTCCAAGGAAACAGCCCATGCGCCTGACGAGCATGTTTTCCTAAGCGATGTAATAAATGATATAAAGACTGTAGTGGCGTCACTACTTACAGAACCATAG
- a CDS encoding NAD(P)-binding domain-containing protein → MSRIKSLVMTYRDHDLSTLAKAYFTNEELAKLYKSYDSLVALETCNRIELYLDGDEDEGGLIELIYEKAGIKPRLLYDLDAVKHLLLVTAGLDSMFLGEREILSQVKRAYAMSKPSPRLRILFESAIRFGESFRRRHDLNEVSFVKFLSDYIMGSISRDSNVLIVGGGEVARGVVRELLRNGYRNITIINRTTDKLKYEFKDSVRLLGLEALINELISNKYDALVVAVSVQSPLITINELTNHSPPKLMIDVSTPSAINVQGNGHVRVIKLEDLREPYLEYVNGRSKVMNELLEIDNEAERIMRLIMRSDADEIIRSVMRFIEEIREEEVSEALRVLRGGESVETVIDDMSRSLVKKIMHNYLENMRKFAEAGEEDMVRRLRDYLMEVLRSNEN, encoded by the coding sequence ATGAGCAGGATCAAGTCATTAGTAATGACGTATCGGGATCACGACCTAAGCACATTGGCTAAGGCCTATTTCACAAACGAGGAATTGGCAAAGCTGTATAAATCATATGATTCACTTGTTGCATTGGAGACCTGCAATAGGATTGAGCTTTACCTGGATGGTGATGAAGACGAGGGTGGTTTAATTGAGTTAATTTATGAGAAGGCTGGGATTAAGCCTAGGCTACTTTATGACCTGGATGCAGTTAAGCACCTATTACTTGTTACGGCGGGCTTGGACTCAATGTTCCTGGGGGAGAGGGAGATCCTGTCCCAGGTCAAGAGGGCCTATGCCATGAGTAAGCCATCACCAAGGCTGAGAATACTCTTTGAATCGGCTATTAGGTTTGGAGAGAGCTTTAGGCGTAGGCATGACCTTAATGAGGTATCTTTCGTGAAGTTCTTATCGGATTACATAATGGGGAGTATTAGTAGGGATAGTAATGTGCTTATTGTTGGTGGTGGTGAGGTTGCGAGGGGTGTGGTTAGGGAGCTCCTTAGGAATGGCTATAGGAATATAACGATCATAAATAGGACTACTGATAAGCTCAAGTATGAATTCAAGGATTCAGTGAGGTTATTGGGCCTTGAGGCGTTAATAAATGAATTAATAAGCAATAAATATGACGCATTGGTGGTGGCAGTATCGGTACAGTCACCATTGATTACAATCAATGAACTTACGAACCACTCACCACCAAAACTAATGATTGATGTTTCAACACCAAGTGCCATTAATGTCCAGGGTAATGGACATGTCAGGGTTATTAAGCTAGAGGATTTGAGGGAGCCATACCTCGAGTATGTGAATGGTAGGAGTAAGGTAATGAATGAGTTACTGGAGATTGATAATGAAGCTGAGAGGATAATGAGACTTATCATGCGTAGTGATGCCGATGAGATTATTAGAAGCGTCATGAGGTTCATTGAGGAAATTAGGGAGGAGGAAGTCAGTGAGGCATTGAGAGTATTAAGGGGCGGTGAGAGTGTTGAGACCGTGATAGATGACATGAGTAGGTCCCTGGTTAAGAAGATCATGCATAATTACCTGGAGAACATGAGGAAATTTGCGGAGGCTGGTGAGGAAGATATGGTAAGGAGATTAAGGGATTATTTAATGGAGGTATTGAGGAGCAATGAGAATTAA
- the hemL gene encoding glutamate-1-semialdehyde 2,1-aminomutase: MSESRRLYEEAQRVLVGGVNSPVRAAIKPYPFFVREGKGPYLFTVDGNRLIDYVLGYGPLILGHAPEPVTRRVMDYVSRGWLYGVPTEIEVLLAKKIADHFPSIRRIRFVNSGGEAVSTAIRLARGYTKRKKILKFEGCYHGAVDYVLVKAGSAAAHFGVPLSAGVPEDVAKLTLVARYNDLDSVERVMRSEGNDVAAIIVEPIMANYGVIPPKDGFLRGLREIADRYGALLILDEVVTGYRIGLGGAQRYYGVSADITTLGKIIGGGFPVGAVGARDEIMDLLSPRGPVFNAGTFNGHPISMVAGLATIEVLETTNAYENAINTSRRLAEGFNDIFSRLDIDHVVNWAPTMLQVFFTKGEVVDHETASKSNTKLYLRLHEELLKRGVFIAPSQFEAMFTSSSHTNGIIEETLRQVEDSAKALR, encoded by the coding sequence ATGAGTGAATCCAGGAGATTGTATGAGGAGGCGCAGAGGGTCCTTGTTGGTGGGGTAAATAGTCCAGTTAGGGCTGCAATTAAGCCTTATCCATTTTTTGTAAGGGAGGGTAAAGGTCCATATCTCTTTACCGTGGATGGTAATCGATTAATAGACTATGTACTTGGCTATGGGCCGCTAATTCTTGGTCATGCCCCTGAGCCCGTTACTAGGCGTGTAATGGATTATGTAAGCAGGGGTTGGCTTTATGGGGTGCCAACCGAGATTGAGGTACTGCTAGCTAAGAAGATAGCGGATCACTTCCCAAGTATTAGGAGGATTAGGTTCGTTAATAGTGGTGGTGAGGCCGTATCAACGGCCATTAGGCTCGCCCGCGGTTATACAAAGCGTAAAAAGATACTGAAGTTCGAGGGTTGTTACCACGGTGCTGTGGATTATGTCCTTGTTAAGGCAGGCAGTGCCGCAGCGCATTTCGGGGTTCCATTATCGGCCGGTGTCCCTGAGGATGTGGCTAAATTAACGCTTGTGGCTAGGTATAATGACTTGGACAGTGTGGAGAGGGTAATGAGGAGTGAGGGCAATGATGTGGCGGCAATAATCGTCGAGCCCATCATGGCGAATTACGGCGTAATACCACCTAAGGACGGCTTCCTAAGGGGTCTCAGGGAGATCGCGGATAGGTATGGCGCCTTACTCATACTTGATGAGGTGGTCACTGGTTATAGGATCGGGCTTGGTGGTGCCCAGAGGTATTACGGCGTTAGTGCCGATATTACGACATTGGGCAAAATAATTGGCGGAGGGTTCCCAGTGGGTGCTGTGGGTGCCCGTGATGAGATAATGGATCTGCTATCACCAAGGGGCCCTGTCTTTAACGCTGGTACCTTTAACGGTCACCCGATATCCATGGTTGCTGGGTTAGCCACGATAGAGGTTCTTGAGACGACAAATGCCTATGAAAATGCCATAAATACATCGCGCAGGTTGGCGGAGGGATTTAACGATATATTCAGTAGGTTGGACATTGATCACGTGGTTAATTGGGCACCAACAATGCTCCAGGTATTTTTCACTAAGGGTGAGGTTGTTGATCACGAGACGGCGAGCAAATCAAATACCAAGCTATACCTCAGGCTTCATGAGGAGTTGCTTAAGCGCGGTGTCTTCATAGCGCCCAGTCAATTTGAGGCTATGTTCACAAGTTCAAGTCACACCAATGGCATTATTGAGGAGACACTTAGGCAGGTTGAGGACTCGGCCAAGGCCCTTAGGTAG
- a CDS encoding nucleoside-diphosphate kinase, with amino-acid sequence MIERTLVIVKPDAVKKGLIGEVISRFERAGLRIIAMKMIRLSKEEAAKFYPSDENWLRSVGGKTLKSYSEIGKDPKIDLGTDDPVEIGKIIRGWLADYLSMGPIVVMVLEGNRAVEVVRKIIGSTTPYSSPPGTIRGDYSVDSPDLANIEKRALFNLVHASDSPREAEREIKFFFRENEFINYS; translated from the coding sequence ATGATTGAGAGGACCCTCGTCATAGTAAAGCCAGACGCTGTTAAAAAGGGATTGATAGGGGAGGTGATCAGTAGGTTCGAGAGAGCCGGCCTAAGGATCATCGCTATGAAAATGATTAGGCTAAGTAAGGAGGAGGCTGCCAAGTTTTATCCAAGCGACGAGAATTGGTTGAGGTCTGTAGGCGGCAAGACACTGAAGTCCTACTCAGAGATTGGGAAGGACCCTAAGATTGACTTAGGCACGGATGACCCAGTGGAGATTGGGAAGATAATTAGGGGTTGGCTTGCTGACTATCTATCAATGGGCCCGATAGTAGTCATGGTACTTGAGGGTAACAGGGCTGTTGAGGTTGTTAGGAAGATAATAGGTTCAACAACGCCATACTCATCGCCGCCAGGCACAATAAGGGGTGACTACTCAGTGGACAGCCCAGACCTGGCGAACATAGAGAAGAGAGCATTATTCAACTTGGTTCACGCAAGCGATAGCCCTAGGGAGGCCGAGAGGGAGATTAAATTCTTCTTCCGTGAGAATGAATTCATCAACTACTCATAA
- a CDS encoding glucose 1-dehydrogenase: MKAVTVVPLVKDSLALRDMPKPSPKRGQVLLSPIEVGVCGTDKDIIEGRYGAPPPGEEHLILGHEAVAEVVELGDGVDNVSVGDIVIPTVRRPTTCTLPIGELDYCPRGTYTEHGIWYLHGFAAEFAVTDAKYLVRVPKEAIDVAVLTEPLSIVEKGIDLAIKLGQARFESWSPRRVLIMGAGPIGMLALMVMRLRGFTDITVTATRPYDSLKAKLTREIGATYVNTNVDQVNGDFDIVIEATGSTSAAYDALRHLGVDGVAVLLGIYLDSKTVNMGPLLDDWRRNKLIIGATNASIRAFEMGVSDLVKAKLEFGGWVRKLITKEVTLDEYEYAYNWGHEDIKSVIQIRSL, encoded by the coding sequence ATGAAGGCTGTTACAGTCGTACCATTAGTTAAGGACTCATTGGCATTAAGGGACATGCCAAAGCCATCACCAAAGCGCGGTCAGGTATTACTAAGTCCAATTGAGGTAGGTGTTTGCGGCACGGATAAGGATATCATTGAAGGCAGATACGGAGCACCGCCACCTGGTGAAGAGCACCTAATTCTTGGTCATGAGGCTGTTGCTGAGGTTGTGGAGCTTGGTGATGGTGTTGATAATGTGAGTGTTGGCGACATTGTCATACCAACAGTAAGGAGACCAACAACATGCACTCTACCAATAGGTGAACTGGATTACTGCCCAAGGGGTACATACACAGAACATGGTATATGGTACCTCCATGGGTTCGCCGCCGAATTCGCTGTAACGGATGCCAAGTACCTGGTTAGGGTGCCTAAGGAGGCCATAGACGTCGCCGTACTCACCGAACCCCTAAGCATCGTCGAGAAAGGCATTGACCTAGCAATAAAACTTGGACAAGCAAGGTTTGAGTCCTGGAGTCCAAGGAGGGTTTTGATAATGGGTGCAGGTCCCATCGGCATGTTGGCGTTAATGGTTATGAGGCTCAGGGGTTTCACTGACATAACGGTAACCGCCACAAGGCCTTATGATAGCCTAAAGGCAAAGCTCACTAGGGAGATAGGCGCCACGTATGTGAATACAAATGTTGACCAAGTGAATGGTGACTTTGACATAGTCATTGAGGCCACGGGCTCAACAAGCGCCGCATACGATGCATTAAGGCATTTAGGGGTTGACGGCGTAGCCGTGTTATTGGGAATATACCTAGACAGCAAAACAGTCAATATGGGGCCGTTACTGGATGATTGGAGAAGGAATAAACTAATCATTGGCGCGACCAACGCAAGTATAAGGGCCTTTGAAATGGGCGTCTCAGACTTAGTCAAGGCTAAGCTTGAGTTTGGTGGTTGGGTCAGGAAGTTGATAACTAAGGAGGTCACGCTAGACGAGTATGAATACGCGTATAACTGGGGTCACGAAGACATAAAGTCCGTAATACAAATAAGAAGCCTGTGA
- a CDS encoding cyclase family protein, with the protein MSQLLKELMDKLVRKGLVIIDLTHELYNGMPTYPGDPPFNHEYVKVGKNYGEATLSKISAGLHSGTHIDLPRHFVPNGTTAETLPLTDFITYGIILDLSYKRHGEAITEDDLRRFNDKIQGNYAVMLYTGFSKTWGTEEFLYNWPYLDRSGADYLVKRGIKAVGIEALSIAGWPGKEGYPYPPRVPRDDVTYVHYKLLSNGIYIIEGVANLDVALNTCRDGEGLFIFTPLKIKGAEGSPLRLIMLCEPR; encoded by the coding sequence ATGTCACAACTATTAAAGGAACTAATGGATAAGTTGGTAAGGAAGGGCTTGGTCATTATTGATTTAACCCATGAGTTATACAATGGAATGCCCACTTACCCAGGTGACCCACCCTTTAACCATGAGTACGTAAAGGTTGGTAAGAATTACGGTGAAGCCACGTTGTCAAAAATCTCAGCGGGACTGCACAGTGGCACTCACATTGACTTGCCACGTCATTTCGTACCAAACGGAACAACCGCAGAAACACTACCCCTAACTGACTTTATCACGTATGGCATTATACTCGACTTAAGTTACAAGAGACATGGTGAAGCGATCACAGAGGATGACTTAAGGAGGTTCAACGATAAGATCCAGGGCAATTACGCAGTAATGCTTTACACGGGCTTCTCAAAGACCTGGGGCACGGAGGAATTCCTCTATAATTGGCCGTACCTAGATAGGTCCGGAGCCGATTACCTGGTTAAGAGGGGCATTAAGGCCGTTGGGATTGAGGCATTGAGCATAGCTGGTTGGCCAGGTAAGGAGGGTTATCCATACCCACCCAGGGTTCCCAGGGATGATGTTACCTACGTCCACTATAAGCTACTATCAAACGGCATATACATAATAGAGGGCGTTGCCAACCTAGACGTTGCATTAAATACCTGTAGGGATGGCGAGGGATTATTCATATTCACACCCCTTAAGATTAAGGGCGCCGAGGGTTCGCCATTACGATTAATAATGCTTTGTGAACCCAGGTAA
- a CDS encoding NUDIX hydrolase, with the protein MEGYAVAQLRSITKSDRPSPDNEHSWAAVAVIYNPCLNAVLIGKRTENPSDPWSGDAAFPGGRFNPRKDRDLVETAIREAREEVGLDLTKDAELLGVLDPISPSNAPNINVVPVIFSLKDCNPKLTINETELSKVFWLYISDVTNYVKLNVMIKGFPRPAIIMGDVTIWGMTYRILRKLLREAFGIDLPRDPRDIG; encoded by the coding sequence ATGGAGGGATACGCTGTAGCGCAACTAAGGAGTATTACGAAGAGTGACAGGCCGAGTCCTGATAATGAGCATTCATGGGCAGCAGTGGCTGTGATATACAATCCCTGCCTAAATGCTGTTCTCATAGGAAAGAGAACGGAGAACCCAAGCGATCCCTGGAGTGGGGATGCTGCATTTCCTGGTGGAAGGTTTAATCCAAGGAAAGACAGGGATCTGGTGGAGACAGCTATAAGGGAGGCCAGGGAGGAGGTGGGGCTTGACCTTACAAAGGATGCTGAATTACTGGGGGTCCTGGATCCAATCTCACCAAGCAATGCGCCCAACATCAACGTTGTCCCAGTGATTTTTTCATTGAAGGACTGTAATCCTAAATTAACCATAAACGAAACAGAACTATCAAAGGTTTTTTGGCTGTATATTAGTGATGTTACGAATTACGTTAAATTAAACGTTATGATAAAAGGTTTTCCAAGGCCGGCAATAATAATGGGGGATGTGACAATATGGGGTATGACGTATAGGATATTACGTAAATTGCTAAGGGAAGCTTTCGGTATAGACCTACCGAGGGATCCAAGGGACATTGGCTGA
- a CDS encoding 2-hydroxyacid dehydrogenase, with protein sequence MVGPCVFISRSNLPSIIYAELNKLPIEIRMWKETGPMWSKQASPPREVWVEMFRNCVGAIVTLGDTIGRSLINEASKLFVISTYSVGIDHIDVKAATERGIYVTHTPEVLVEAVADLAMGLLIALARKIVLGDRMIRAGEIHDKWGWLLGNDVHGTTMGIIGLGNIGAALARRARAFNMKVIYWSRTRKPQIEFALGIEYRPLESVLNEADYVMVTIAASPETRHLINEERLRLMKKSAYLVNVARGDIVDTKALVKALREGWIAGAALDVFEEEPLPSNHELTKFDNVVLVPHIGSATYETRERMAEVTVRNLINVLMGKRPLYLANPEVLSVRPLQALL encoded by the coding sequence ATGGTCGGTCCCTGCGTTTTCATCAGCAGGAGTAACCTGCCCTCAATAATATATGCAGAACTTAATAAATTACCAATAGAGATTAGGATGTGGAAGGAGACGGGGCCCATGTGGAGTAAGCAAGCGTCACCGCCAAGGGAGGTTTGGGTTGAAATGTTTAGGAATTGTGTTGGGGCTATTGTAACCCTAGGTGATACAATAGGTAGGTCATTAATTAATGAGGCAAGTAAATTATTCGTTATTAGTACGTACAGTGTCGGCATTGATCATATAGACGTTAAGGCAGCCACAGAGAGGGGAATATACGTAACACACACCCCAGAGGTCCTTGTTGAGGCTGTGGCTGACCTGGCAATGGGACTATTGATAGCACTGGCTAGGAAGATAGTGCTTGGGGATAGAATGATCAGGGCAGGCGAGATACATGATAAGTGGGGTTGGCTCCTTGGCAATGATGTTCATGGAACCACAATGGGCATAATAGGATTGGGAAATATCGGTGCTGCATTGGCCCGGAGGGCAAGGGCGTTTAATATGAAGGTTATTTATTGGTCAAGGACGAGGAAACCACAGATAGAGTTTGCACTTGGTATTGAATATAGGCCCCTGGAGTCAGTACTTAATGAGGCTGATTATGTTATGGTGACGATAGCCGCATCCCCAGAAACTAGGCATCTAATAAATGAGGAGAGGCTAAGGCTGATGAAGAAGAGCGCCTACTTAGTAAACGTGGCCAGGGGCGACATAGTGGATACAAAGGCCCTAGTTAAGGCGCTCAGGGAGGGTTGGATAGCTGGTGCTGCATTAGATGTATTCGAGGAGGAACCCCTACCGAGCAACCATGAATTGACAAAGTTCGATAATGTCGTCCTTGTTCCACACATTGGTTCTGCGACTTACGAAACAAGGGAGAGAATGGCAGAGGTCACTGTTAGGAATTTAATCAACGTATTAATGGGAAAGAGACCACTTTACCTTGCAAACCCTGAGGTCCTCTCAGTTAGGCCTTTGCAAGCCCTGCTATAG
- a CDS encoding DUF504 domain-containing protein: MVTIRDVLNKLKWTNQINNYIVVYVSRGSPNNEEVVELSRVIMISKDGFTYISNRGRETYIPYHRVIEIRHRDGTVIFHRNVPH, from the coding sequence ATGGTCACAATTAGAGACGTATTGAACAAGCTTAAGTGGACAAATCAAATCAATAACTACATAGTGGTTTATGTGTCTAGGGGATCGCCGAATAATGAGGAAGTTGTTGAGTTATCGAGAGTGATTATGATTAGTAAGGATGGCTTTACATACATAAGTAATAGGGGTAGGGAGACGTACATACCGTATCACAGGGTAATAGAGATTAGGCATAGAGATGGCACGGTGATATTCCATAGAAACGTACCTCATTGA
- the dph5 gene encoding diphthine synthase, which produces MDSQRPTLYIVGLGLGPRSITREALEVLKTVDAVFMETYTSKAPIGFMEYIRGIRNDVDFVSREELEDNNGEVLIRELNNGRNTALLVIGDPMIATTHAAIAVIARKHGFNVRVVSSVSIVCALLSQLGLSPYKLGPVVTVTYPRMGVLSMRAYEVLSDNVRRGLHTILLLDIRDNGDFMSAPDAINVLREMERVGGLGVINDELMVIYAARVGWDDQRIDVSTIGNVPSIGDTPHVLVVPGLLNPVEIDYLVNVLNANEELVHKHQLLIKRFINKSPV; this is translated from the coding sequence GTGGATTCACAGAGACCAACACTATACATAGTCGGACTAGGTCTGGGTCCTAGGAGCATCACAAGGGAGGCCCTGGAGGTTTTGAAGACTGTAGACGCCGTCTTTATGGAAACCTACACATCAAAGGCACCAATAGGGTTTATGGAATACATAAGGGGTATCAGGAATGATGTGGATTTTGTTTCGCGGGAGGAGCTTGAGGATAACAACGGCGAGGTGCTTATTCGTGAGTTAAACAATGGGCGGAATACGGCATTACTCGTGATTGGGGACCCTATGATAGCCACGACGCATGCCGCCATTGCTGTGATTGCCAGAAAACATGGTTTTAATGTCAGGGTCGTGAGTTCCGTGAGCATAGTCTGCGCATTGCTTAGTCAACTTGGTCTGTCGCCATATAAACTGGGGCCTGTGGTCACAGTGACGTACCCAAGAATGGGCGTACTTAGTATGAGGGCCTATGAGGTGCTGAGTGACAATGTAAGGCGTGGTCTTCATACAATATTACTACTTGATATTAGGGATAATGGTGACTTCATGAGCGCCCCTGATGCAATTAACGTACTCAGGGAGATGGAGAGAGTGGGTGGCCTTGGCGTCATAAATGATGAATTGATGGTTATATACGCAGCCAGGGTTGGCTGGGATGATCAGCGTATTGACGTATCAACAATAGGTAATGTACCTAGTATTGGTGATACGCCGCATGTCCTTGTTGTTCCAGGGTTATTGAATCCCGTGGAAATAGACTACTTGGTCAATGTATTGAATGCCAATGAGGAGTTGGTACATAAACATCAATTACTCATTAAGAGGTTCATTAATAAAAGCCCTGTTTGA